In Janibacter cremeus, a genomic segment contains:
- a CDS encoding ABC transporter ATP-binding protein, whose translation MTWAPDHSILFEDVTITYDGAATPALTGVDMAVEEGELVLVIGRTGSGKSTLLQAINGLVPHFTGGHLDGRVLVAGRDTATHRPRDLADVVGVVGQDPLAGFVTEHVETELAYGMEQLGLPPATMRRRVEEVLDVMDIAELRDAPLRDLSGGQQQRVAIGSVLTQHPQIIVLDEPTSALDPTAAEDVLAAISRLVHDLSTTVVVAEHRIERVIHHADSVVHVADGRVEHGSPAQIMARSSVAPPVVDLGRLEHWSPLPLSVRDARRAAGPLRRQLGEVAPPTPPPARSGGLEAKGVTVTHGRLVAVDDIDLALRPGTITALMGRNGAGKSSLLWALQGSGARTRGTVSVTAPEGDLDPAQLKPAERRELVGLVPQTASDLLYLETVGAECARADADSAVTDGTCADLLEQIAPGIPTDRHPRDLSEGQRLALVLAVQLTADPPGSPARRADPRPGLHRQECAAPGPAGPRRPRTHGPAVDPRRGVRRRGRRPSRHHGRR comes from the coding sequence ATGACCTGGGCGCCGGACCACTCGATCCTCTTCGAGGACGTGACGATCACCTACGACGGTGCCGCCACCCCGGCGCTGACCGGGGTCGACATGGCGGTCGAGGAGGGCGAGCTCGTCCTCGTCATCGGCCGGACCGGCTCCGGCAAGTCGACGCTGCTGCAGGCGATCAACGGCCTCGTGCCGCACTTCACCGGCGGCCACCTCGACGGTCGCGTGCTCGTCGCGGGACGGGACACCGCCACCCACCGCCCGCGCGACCTCGCGGATGTCGTGGGGGTCGTCGGGCAGGACCCGCTCGCCGGATTCGTCACCGAGCACGTGGAGACCGAGCTGGCCTACGGCATGGAGCAGCTCGGCCTGCCGCCCGCGACGATGCGCCGCCGGGTCGAGGAAGTCCTGGACGTCATGGACATCGCAGAGCTGCGCGATGCGCCGCTGCGCGACCTCTCGGGGGGCCAGCAGCAGCGGGTGGCCATCGGCTCCGTGCTGACCCAGCACCCCCAGATCATCGTGCTCGACGAGCCGACGTCCGCACTCGACCCGACGGCCGCGGAGGACGTGCTCGCCGCGATCTCCAGACTCGTGCACGACCTGTCGACGACCGTCGTCGTCGCGGAGCACCGGATCGAGCGCGTCATCCACCACGCCGACTCCGTCGTCCACGTCGCCGACGGACGCGTCGAGCACGGCAGCCCGGCGCAGATCATGGCGCGCTCGAGCGTCGCGCCGCCCGTGGTCGACCTGGGGCGGCTGGAGCACTGGTCCCCGTTGCCCCTGTCCGTGCGGGATGCTCGCCGGGCTGCCGGGCCGCTGCGCCGTCAGCTCGGTGAGGTGGCGCCCCCCACTCCCCCGCCGGCTCGGTCCGGTGGTCTCGAGGCGAAGGGGGTCACCGTCACCCACGGACGGCTGGTCGCCGTCGACGACATCGACCTGGCGCTGCGGCCCGGGACGATCACCGCACTCATGGGCCGCAACGGGGCCGGCAAGTCCTCCCTGTTGTGGGCTCTGCAGGGCTCCGGGGCCCGGACCCGGGGCACCGTGTCCGTCACGGCCCCGGAGGGCGACCTCGACCCAGCACAGCTCAAGCCGGCCGAGCGCCGCGAGCTGGTGGGGCTGGTGCCCCAGACGGCCAGTGACCTGCTCTATCTCGAGACGGTGGGCGCGGAGTGCGCGCGTGCCGATGCCGACTCCGCGGTCACCGACGGCACCTGCGCCGATCTGCTCGAGCAGATCGCACCGGGCATCCCCACCGATCGGCACCCGCGCGACCTGTCGGAGGGGCAGCGACTGGCCCTCGTGCTGGCCGTCCAGCTCACAGCCGACCCCCCCGGTTCTCCTGCTCGACGAGCCGACCCGAGGCCTGGACTACACCGCCAAGAGTGCGCTGCACCGGGCCCTGCAGGGCCTCGCCGCCCGCGGACGCACGGTCCTGCTGTCGACCCACGACGTGGAGTTCGTCGCCGAGGCCGCCGACCGAGTCGTCATCATGGCCGACGGTGA
- a CDS encoding ECF transporter S component — translation MSRSTAIELRPRALVAIGLTSVAGIVAFLWPLFISEDAALAHSGDAPLVFAGILVGVLAVVLAEVSDGGLDTKAVAMLGVLSAVGAALRPLGAGTAGLETVFFLLILAGRVFGPGFGFILGATTLASSALLTAGVGPWLPFQMLAAAWVGLGAGMLPRLRGAGEIALLCTYGAVTGLLYGVALNFSFWPFTVQGEESLSFVPGDPVRENLTRFFAFSLATSLGWDLGRSLTNVVLISLTGRPILAALRRSARRASFSPR, via the coding sequence ATGAGTCGCTCGACGGCGATCGAGTTGCGCCCCCGAGCACTGGTCGCGATCGGCCTGACCAGCGTGGCCGGGATCGTCGCCTTCCTCTGGCCCCTGTTCATCTCCGAGGATGCGGCACTGGCCCACTCCGGCGATGCTCCGCTCGTATTCGCCGGAATCCTCGTCGGTGTCCTCGCGGTCGTCCTCGCAGAGGTCAGCGACGGCGGACTGGACACGAAGGCGGTGGCGATGCTCGGGGTGCTCTCTGCGGTCGGTGCCGCCCTGCGCCCCCTCGGGGCGGGCACCGCCGGCCTCGAGACGGTCTTCTTCCTGCTCATCCTCGCCGGACGGGTCTTCGGGCCGGGGTTCGGCTTCATCCTCGGCGCGACGACGCTGGCATCGAGCGCCCTGCTCACGGCCGGCGTCGGGCCGTGGCTGCCCTTCCAGATGCTGGCTGCGGCGTGGGTCGGTCTCGGGGCAGGGATGCTCCCGCGCCTGCGCGGGGCGGGCGAGATCGCCCTGCTCTGCACCTACGGGGCCGTCACGGGTCTGCTCTACGGCGTCGCACTGAACTTCTCCTTCTGGCCCTTCACCGTCCAGGGCGAGGAGTCGCTCTCCTTCGTCCCCGGTGATCCGGTGCGGGAGAACCTGACCCGCTTCTTCGCCTTCTCGCTCGCCACCTCACTGGGGTGGGACCTCGGGCGGTCACTGACGAACGTCGTGCTCATCTCCCTCACCGGGCGGCCGATCCTCGCCGCACTGCGCCGCTCCGCCCGCCGGGCCTCCTTCTCCCCACGGTGA